One genomic segment of Kordiimonas sp. SCSIO 12603 includes these proteins:
- a CDS encoding nuclear transport factor 2 family protein, whose amino-acid sequence MADTAVFLEKWHKAVHDQDLELLSSIIADDASLLSPAFWRPREGKAKVVAVLKAVTETFVGLTYTKEWISGNEIILEFNTEVEGKNLKGIDRITLNDDGQLAEIEVLIRPMNGLMALAQALGPKLDGVA is encoded by the coding sequence ATGGCAGACACAGCAGTATTTTTAGAAAAATGGCACAAGGCCGTTCATGATCAAGACCTTGAGTTACTATCCTCTATTATCGCAGATGATGCCTCTCTACTATCTCCAGCTTTCTGGCGACCCAGAGAAGGTAAAGCAAAGGTGGTCGCTGTACTCAAAGCGGTAACCGAAACCTTTGTGGGACTGACCTACACAAAAGAATGGATCAGTGGGAACGAAATTATCCTTGAATTCAATACTGAAGTTGAGGGTAAAAACTTAAAGGGTATCGACCGCATTACACTCAATGATGATGGTCAACTCGCTGAGATTGAAGTCCTTATCCGCCCAATGAACGGCCTTATGGCACTTGCACAAGCACTAGGGCCCAAGCTCGACGGTGTTGCATAG
- a CDS encoding ABC transporter ATP-binding protein, with the protein MTDETLYSLQKVSKGFVKGKEKITIFDGLDMSIEKGDFLAIMGPSGSGKTTLLNMLGGVDQPTGGEVWFDGSRVDKLSEGNLAKWRANNIGFIFQFYNLMPMLNAAKNVELPLLLTNLNSKQRKKSVEAALELVGLSDRAKHMTNEMSGGQQQRVAIARAIVSDPKLLLCDEPTGDLDRATADEILEMLQLLNREFGKTIVMVTHDPAAAKYAKRTLHLDKGEFVEKDLVA; encoded by the coding sequence ATGACAGACGAAACACTTTACAGCCTTCAGAAAGTGTCAAAAGGCTTTGTTAAGGGTAAGGAAAAAATCACCATCTTTGATGGCCTGGATATGAGCATAGAAAAAGGCGATTTTCTTGCCATCATGGGCCCTTCAGGCTCAGGTAAAACCACACTTCTCAATATGCTTGGGGGCGTAGATCAGCCAACAGGTGGTGAAGTTTGGTTTGATGGTAGCCGCGTTGACAAACTTTCTGAGGGTAATCTTGCCAAATGGCGCGCTAATAATATCGGTTTCATTTTCCAGTTCTATAACTTGATGCCAATGCTTAATGCAGCCAAGAATGTTGAACTCCCTCTCTTACTTACAAACCTAAATAGTAAGCAGCGCAAAAAAAGCGTTGAAGCTGCTCTGGAACTTGTTGGCCTGTCAGACCGTGCTAAACATATGACCAATGAGATGTCTGGGGGTCAGCAACAACGTGTCGCTATTGCCCGGGCTATTGTTTCTGATCCGAAACTACTTCTCTGTGACGAACCAACAGGTGATCTGGACCGCGCAACCGCAGATGAAATTCTTGAAATGCTTCAACTTCTGAACCGAGAGTTTGGTAAAACCATTGTTATGGTAACTCATGATCCAGCTGCCGCCAAATATGCCAAACGTACCCTTCACCTGGATAAAGGTGAATTCGTTGAGAAGGACTTGGTGGCATGA
- a CDS encoding YiiD C-terminal domain-containing protein has protein sequence MQKELQDYLFSHIPISKAMGAEVIEASNETVAVKAPLSTNINHKSTAFGGSLQAIATLSCWSLLHINLRGMTNTGEIVITNSNIDYIKPVTADFTAYASLPDERRWQQFIRTFERRGKARIQLTAHIYQDDELALDYTGTFAAIAPE, from the coding sequence ATGCAAAAAGAACTTCAGGATTATCTTTTCAGCCATATCCCAATTTCAAAAGCAATGGGTGCTGAAGTTATAGAGGCATCAAATGAAACGGTAGCTGTAAAAGCCCCCCTCAGTACCAACATCAATCACAAAAGCACAGCCTTTGGCGGCAGCCTGCAGGCCATCGCCACCCTATCATGCTGGAGCCTTCTGCATATCAACCTGCGCGGGATGACCAATACTGGTGAGATCGTTATCACCAACAGTAATATTGATTACATTAAACCAGTAACTGCTGATTTCACGGCCTATGCCAGCTTGCCAGACGAGCGCCGCTGGCAGCAGTTTATTCGCACATTTGAACGCCGAGGCAAGGCCCGTATTCAACTTACAGCTCACATCTATCAGGATGATGAATTAGCGCTGGATTACACAGGTACTTTCGCCGCCATCGCGCCAGAATGA
- a CDS encoding ABC transporter permease, with protein MTKILSQIWVVIVMNITSIGQRIWMSLAAIFAVAVVVAVLLSFLAMTEGFSKTLEGSGSNTVAIVTRSGSQSELNSVLSRETINIVTTAPGIAKDANGDPIYSPELYVIVDGIKKTSGTEVNLPMRGISSVGFELRDQVSITSGRMFETGKNEIIVGEGVLREFAGFELGTTVRFGKTEWEVVGTFSTGGNAFESELWADAPTLQSQFQRGSSFQTIRVLLETPDDVSGMAEMVENDPRLFLDVVTEADYFAQQGEALNGIVIFGWVISIFMSVGALAGALNTMYTSVANRAGEIATLRAIGFSNTSAFFGTLAESIVLSVIGGFVGAMASYLFMDGLSASTLGASFTQVVFKFELTTDLFINGAFLALGIGLIGGIFPAARAARLPVIVAFRGAN; from the coding sequence ATGACGAAAATCCTTTCACAAATCTGGGTCGTTATCGTGATGAATATCACCAGTATCGGCCAGCGTATCTGGATGTCACTCGCAGCTATCTTTGCTGTAGCTGTTGTGGTTGCCGTACTTCTGTCCTTCCTTGCGATGACAGAAGGCTTTTCAAAAACACTTGAAGGTTCAGGTTCAAACACTGTGGCTATCGTAACCCGCAGTGGTTCTCAATCTGAGCTAAACAGCGTATTAAGCCGAGAAACGATCAATATCGTAACAACCGCCCCCGGCATTGCAAAAGATGCAAACGGTGATCCGATATATTCTCCGGAACTTTATGTAATCGTGGACGGGATCAAAAAAACAAGCGGCACTGAAGTTAACCTGCCAATGCGCGGTATTTCATCAGTTGGTTTTGAACTCAGGGATCAGGTTTCTATTACCTCTGGTCGCATGTTTGAAACTGGTAAAAATGAGATTATTGTTGGTGAAGGTGTACTCCGTGAGTTCGCTGGATTTGAACTTGGCACCACTGTACGCTTTGGTAAAACCGAATGGGAAGTAGTTGGAACCTTCTCAACAGGTGGTAACGCGTTCGAAAGTGAACTTTGGGCTGATGCACCAACACTTCAAAGTCAATTCCAAAGAGGCAGTTCCTTCCAAACCATACGGGTACTACTTGAGACACCAGACGACGTCTCCGGCATGGCTGAGATGGTTGAAAATGACCCTCGCCTGTTCCTTGATGTAGTAACAGAGGCCGATTATTTTGCGCAGCAGGGAGAGGCACTGAACGGCATTGTTATCTTTGGTTGGGTAATTAGTATTTTCATGTCGGTTGGCGCCCTCGCCGGCGCTCTTAATACCATGTACACATCCGTTGCCAACCGTGCAGGCGAGATTGCCACGCTAAGAGCCATTGGTTTTAGTAACACCTCTGCTTTCTTTGGCACGCTGGCAGAATCTATAGTGCTGTCGGTAATAGGCGGCTTTGTTGGCGCAATGGCATCCTACCTATTTATGGACGGTTTATCTGCATCAACTCTTGGCGCAAGCTTTACGCAAGTGGTGTTTAAGTTTGAACTAACAACAGACCTATTTATCAACGGTGCTTTCCTTGCTTTAGGTATTGGTCTCATTGGCGGCATTTTCCCAGCTGCGAGAGCTGCTCGCTTGCCAGTGATTGTTGCCTTCCGAGGTGCTAACTAG
- a CDS encoding ABC transporter permease, whose protein sequence is MNGVLTLFKWVFRIITAPVWVPFWILWKLGEVTGLNAVIEAIAMSTGFYVVYKNLTRKPLRLSLTMLAIFVAFTIYGTLTAFQNAFDAGVELSADDRLVSVNKINFTQPLPISYVNRVRPMEGVASVTHLNWFGGYYQDPQNVIVTFAVDEGSFFDVYGEDLVMSEEAKAAWLGNRQGLIVGESIARLNGWEVGQRIPLNSNIFSQQDGSSDWDFDIVGIYTGSDPQIDTNSIYFHYKYFNETQSFGGNFIGFMAIKTEDPDLNEAVIKQVDDLFANSPFETETVPEKVFNKGFIEQIGNIRLILSSVVLAAFFIILVIVGNSMVLAVRERTSEIGVLKTLGFTSPRIFRMVLGESFLLSIMSGSLGMLAAMVMIGVVNNAPIQLPTLVMTSDLAIEAFTYMALLGFITGIIPAVNALRLNIITALSRN, encoded by the coding sequence ATGAACGGCGTCCTCACATTATTTAAGTGGGTATTCAGGATAATAACGGCACCCGTCTGGGTACCTTTTTGGATACTTTGGAAACTTGGGGAAGTAACAGGCTTAAATGCTGTTATTGAAGCCATTGCAATGTCTACAGGCTTTTATGTCGTCTATAAAAACCTGACAAGAAAACCGCTAAGGTTATCCCTTACTATGCTGGCTATTTTTGTAGCCTTTACCATTTACGGTACGCTTACAGCGTTCCAGAACGCATTTGATGCTGGTGTTGAACTATCTGCTGATGATCGTCTGGTGTCCGTGAACAAGATCAACTTCACACAGCCTCTACCAATCAGCTACGTAAACCGCGTACGCCCAATGGAAGGTGTAGCCAGCGTTACCCATCTCAATTGGTTTGGCGGCTACTATCAAGACCCGCAGAATGTAATAGTTACATTTGCTGTTGATGAAGGCAGCTTTTTCGATGTCTACGGTGAAGATCTCGTCATGAGTGAGGAGGCAAAAGCAGCATGGCTTGGCAATCGCCAAGGCCTAATTGTTGGAGAATCTATAGCCCGCCTGAACGGCTGGGAAGTAGGCCAACGTATTCCTTTAAATTCAAACATATTCTCACAGCAAGATGGCTCTTCTGACTGGGACTTTGACATCGTCGGTATTTATACTGGGTCTGATCCCCAGATTGATACAAATTCAATATACTTCCACTATAAGTATTTTAATGAAACACAATCTTTTGGCGGTAATTTCATTGGGTTCATGGCGATTAAAACCGAAGACCCTGATCTAAATGAAGCTGTTATCAAACAGGTGGATGACTTGTTCGCCAATTCACCATTCGAAACTGAAACAGTACCCGAAAAGGTATTCAATAAAGGTTTCATTGAGCAAATTGGTAATATCCGCCTGATCCTTTCTTCAGTTGTCTTGGCGGCATTCTTCATCATTCTAGTTATCGTTGGGAACTCAATGGTACTGGCTGTACGAGAACGCACCAGCGAGATCGGCGTACTTAAAACACTGGGTTTTACATCCCCCCGTATCTTCCGAATGGTTCTAGGGGAAAGCTTCCTGCTATCTATCATGAGCGGCAGCCTGGGTATGCTTGCAGCCATGGTAATGATAGGCGTGGTAAACAATGCGCCAATCCAGCTACCAACGCTTGTCATGACATCTGACCTAGCTATTGAAGCATTTACTTACATGGCGCTACTCGGTTTCATTACAGGCATTATTCCTGCGGTGAATGCCCTCCGCCTCAACATTATCACTGCGCTCAGCCGTAACTAG